The proteins below are encoded in one region of Micromonospora sp. DSM 45708:
- a CDS encoding ArsA-related P-loop ATPase: MAASEQPAESGGRWPGRLHVVTGKGGTGKTSVAAALALGLAAGGRRTLLVEVEGRQGIAQLFGTDPLPYEERHLTDAPGGGEVRALAVDAEEALLEYLDMFYKLGAAGRALRKLGAIDFATTIAPGLRDVLLTGKVKEATTRTSGSRRAYDAVVLDAPPTGRIGRFLNVTAETARLAKVGPIKTQSEGVSALLRSPMTAVHVVTLLEEMPVQETLDAVADLTQFGFPVGRVIVNGVRPPVPAGRPVTAAELKRGLAAAGLPTDARTVAGLTEEARDQRVRRELEDSLRGDLVELGLPLTELPLLPDGVDRAGLETLAETLVRAD; encoded by the coding sequence GTGGCAGCGAGTGAGCAGCCGGCCGAGTCCGGCGGCAGATGGCCGGGCCGCCTGCACGTGGTGACCGGCAAGGGTGGCACCGGGAAGACCAGCGTGGCCGCCGCGCTGGCCCTCGGACTGGCCGCCGGGGGCCGGCGCACGCTGCTGGTCGAGGTCGAGGGGCGGCAGGGCATCGCCCAGCTCTTCGGCACCGACCCGCTGCCGTACGAGGAGCGGCACCTCACCGACGCGCCCGGCGGCGGTGAGGTGCGGGCGCTGGCGGTCGACGCCGAGGAGGCGCTCCTCGAGTACCTGGACATGTTCTACAAGCTCGGCGCGGCCGGCCGGGCGTTGCGCAAGCTCGGTGCGATCGACTTCGCCACCACGATCGCCCCGGGCCTGCGGGACGTGCTGCTCACCGGCAAGGTCAAGGAGGCCACCACCCGCACCAGCGGGTCCCGCCGGGCGTACGACGCGGTGGTGCTGGACGCGCCGCCGACCGGGCGCATCGGCCGGTTCCTCAACGTCACCGCGGAGACCGCCCGGCTGGCCAAGGTCGGCCCGATCAAGACCCAGAGCGAGGGCGTCTCCGCGCTGCTCCGCTCCCCGATGACCGCCGTGCACGTGGTGACGCTGCTGGAGGAGATGCCGGTCCAGGAGACGCTCGACGCGGTGGCCGACCTGACCCAGTTCGGCTTCCCGGTCGGCCGGGTGATCGTCAACGGCGTCCGTCCGCCGGTGCCGGCCGGTCGCCCGGTGACCGCGGCCGAGCTGAAGCGGGGGTTGGCCGCCGCCGGCCTGCCGACCGACGCCCGGACCGTGGCCGGCCTCACCGAGGAGGCCCGCGACCAGCGGGTACGCCGCGAGCTGGAGGATTCGCTCCGCGGTGACCTGGTGGAGCTGGGGCTGCCCCTGACCGAGCTGCCGCTGCTGCCCGACGGGGTCGACCGGGCCGGGCTGGAGACGCTGGCCGAGACGCTCGTCCGGGCGGATTGA
- a CDS encoding ArsA family ATPase has translation MVPSEDAAPPLDVDQILADPGVRIVVCCGAGGVGKTTTAAALALRAAERHGRRTVVLTIDPARRLAQSLGLTELDNTPRQVKGLDVEDSGGELHAMMLDMKRTFDDVVLQHTDPAKAAEIFANPFYQAMSSTFAGTQEYMAMEKLGQLHARGEWDLIVVDTPPSRSALDFLDAPARLSRFLDGRMLRLLLAPARSGGRSMFSLVTASFGMFSKVVQKVLGAQLLTDLSGFVAALDSMFGGFRQRAEQTYRILQAGETAFLLVAAPEPDAVREAAYFAGRLRDERMPLAGLVLNRVHLPAAPGLSAERSLAAAERLTDVGGHEGTVEVLRAHAALAQQAAREQRVAARFTEAFPAVPAVSVPAQPADVHDVDGLRTIGEAVSRR, from the coding sequence TTGGTGCCTTCCGAAGACGCGGCGCCTCCGCTGGACGTCGACCAGATCCTCGCCGACCCCGGCGTGCGGATCGTGGTCTGCTGCGGGGCGGGCGGCGTGGGCAAGACCACCACCGCCGCGGCGCTGGCGCTGCGGGCGGCCGAGCGGCACGGCCGGCGGACGGTGGTGCTCACCATCGACCCGGCCCGCCGGCTGGCCCAGTCGCTCGGCCTGACCGAGCTGGACAACACGCCCCGGCAGGTCAAGGGCCTCGACGTCGAGGACAGCGGCGGCGAGCTGCACGCCATGATGCTCGACATGAAGCGCACGTTCGACGACGTGGTGCTCCAGCACACCGACCCGGCGAAGGCGGCGGAAATTTTCGCCAACCCCTTCTACCAGGCCATGAGTTCCACCTTCGCCGGCACCCAGGAATACATGGCGATGGAGAAGCTGGGTCAGCTCCACGCCCGCGGCGAGTGGGACCTGATCGTGGTGGACACGCCGCCGTCGCGCTCCGCGCTCGACTTCCTCGACGCGCCGGCCCGGCTGTCGCGGTTCCTCGACGGCCGGATGCTGCGGCTGTTGCTGGCCCCGGCGCGCAGCGGTGGGCGGAGCATGTTCAGCCTGGTGACGGCGAGCTTCGGGATGTTCTCCAAGGTGGTGCAGAAGGTGCTCGGCGCGCAACTGCTCACCGACCTGTCCGGCTTCGTCGCCGCGCTCGACTCGATGTTCGGCGGGTTCCGGCAGCGGGCCGAGCAGACGTACCGGATCCTCCAGGCCGGCGAGACCGCGTTCCTGCTGGTCGCGGCGCCGGAGCCGGACGCGGTCCGGGAGGCCGCCTACTTCGCGGGCCGGTTGCGCGACGAGCGGATGCCGCTGGCCGGGCTGGTGCTCAACCGGGTGCACCTGCCGGCCGCGCCGGGGTTGTCGGCGGAGCGGAGCCTGGCCGCCGCGGAGCGGCTGACGGACGTCGGCGGGCACGAGGGCACGGTCGAGGTGTTGCGCGCGCACGCCGCGCTGGCCCAGCAGGCGGCCCGGGAGCAGCGGGTGGCGGCCCGGTTCACCGAGGCGTTCCCGGCGGTGCCGGCGGTGTCGGTGCCGGCGCAGCCCGCCGACGTGCACGACGTCGACGGGCTGCGGACGATCGGCGAGGCGGTCAGCCGGCGGTGA
- a CDS encoding Rv0361 family membrane protein encodes MTQPPAGGTTGTPGEPIPQPAFVGATPPAGPGQPPPGAGPPPGLGQPPYPSGAPPRKRPTLLIVSLVLAAAVLLCGGGGTAAFLALRNGEDGQGAKEPQVAVDGFLKAVYQERDADKAATFVCSAARDDEKIAAKVAEVQKYAGQYQNPRFRWTNPTVDNQTGDRATVSTRVTMTTADEKVADQELRFTVVRKTGWWVCEVA; translated from the coding sequence ATGACCCAACCGCCCGCCGGTGGCACCACCGGCACACCCGGCGAACCGATCCCACAGCCGGCATTCGTCGGGGCCACGCCGCCGGCCGGCCCCGGTCAGCCACCACCCGGAGCCGGCCCGCCGCCGGGGCTCGGCCAGCCGCCGTATCCGTCCGGGGCGCCGCCGCGCAAGCGCCCGACCCTGCTGATCGTCTCGCTCGTGCTGGCCGCCGCGGTCCTGCTGTGCGGTGGCGGTGGCACCGCCGCGTTCCTCGCCCTCCGCAACGGCGAGGACGGCCAGGGCGCGAAGGAGCCGCAGGTGGCGGTGGACGGTTTCCTCAAGGCCGTCTACCAGGAACGGGACGCCGACAAGGCGGCCACGTTCGTCTGCTCCGCCGCCCGCGACGACGAGAAGATCGCCGCCAAGGTCGCCGAGGTGCAGAAGTACGCCGGGCAGTACCAGAACCCCCGGTTCCGCTGGACCAACCCGACCGTCGACAACCAGACCGGGGACCGGGCCACGGTCTCCACCCGGGTCACCATGACCACCGCCGACGAGAAGGTCGCCGATCAGGAACTCCGCTTCACCGTGGTGCGGAAGACGGGTTGGTGGGTCTGCGAGGTCGCCTGA
- a CDS encoding DUF4177 domain-containing protein, with protein MQKWEYATVPLLVHATKQILDNWGEDGWELVSVVPGPNPEQLVAYLKRPKG; from the coding sequence ATGCAGAAGTGGGAATACGCCACGGTCCCGCTGCTGGTCCACGCGACCAAGCAGATCCTCGACAACTGGGGCGAGGACGGCTGGGAGCTGGTCTCCGTGGTGCCCGGGCCGAACCCGGAGCAGCTCGTCGCGTACCTGAAGCGCCCGAAGGGCTGA
- a CDS encoding MBL fold metallo-hydrolase codes for MGGRVTGAAGALAEELPGWVSLLRAPNPGPMTLDGTNTWVLRAGPDAPAVVVDPGPADEGHLAAIAAHGPVGLVLITHGHPDHTEGAPRLSELLGGAHVLAADPAHTIGGEPLTEPAEDFGGFGMMLRLLKTPGHTADSVCFLAEHEGERVVLTGDTILGRGTTVVAHPDGHLGDYLASLELLSAYRGIPALPGHGPALADCGAAAEFYLAHRRARLDQVRAAVAAGARTAPEVVAVVYADVDRSLWWAAEWSVRAQLEHLGVEQP; via the coding sequence ATGGGTGGGCGTGTGACGGGGGCCGCAGGGGCTCTCGCGGAAGAGTTGCCGGGCTGGGTTTCGCTGCTGCGTGCGCCCAACCCGGGGCCGATGACGCTCGACGGGACGAACACCTGGGTGCTGCGGGCCGGGCCGGACGCGCCGGCCGTGGTGGTCGACCCGGGCCCGGCCGACGAGGGGCATCTGGCCGCGATCGCGGCGCACGGGCCGGTCGGGCTCGTGCTGATCACGCACGGGCACCCGGACCACACCGAGGGCGCGCCCAGGCTCAGCGAACTGCTCGGCGGCGCGCACGTGCTCGCCGCCGACCCGGCGCACACCATCGGCGGTGAGCCGCTGACCGAGCCGGCCGAGGACTTCGGTGGCTTCGGGATGATGCTCCGGCTGCTGAAGACCCCCGGGCACACCGCCGACTCGGTCTGCTTCCTGGCCGAGCACGAGGGCGAGCGGGTGGTGCTGACCGGTGACACCATCCTCGGCCGGGGCACCACAGTGGTCGCCCACCCGGACGGGCACCTCGGGGACTACCTCGCCAGCCTGGAGCTGCTCTCGGCGTACCGGGGGATCCCGGCGCTGCCGGGCCACGGCCCGGCGCTCGCCGACTGCGGCGCGGCGGCCGAGTTCTACCTGGCCCACCGGCGGGCCCGGCTCGACCAGGTGCGCGCCGCGGTGGCTGCGGGCGCCCGCACCGCGCCCGAGGTGGTCGCCGTGGTCTACGCCGACGTCGACCGGTCGCTGTGGTGGGCCGCCGAGTGGTCGGTCCGCGCCCAGCTCGAACACCTCGGGGTGGAGCAGCCGTGA
- a CDS encoding metallophosphoesterase, translated as MRKRTLFRLAAGTAAAGAATLAYASLVERNLFTLRRYDVPVLPTDAEPLRVLHLSDLHMMPNQRRKQDWVASLAALDPDLVVVTGDNMADPEAVPGVLRALQPLLDFPGAFVFGSNDYTGPVLKNPFTYFLPDREYTDGVPLPYEELRGILTGAGWVDLNNARTTLKAGGRAIEMAGVDDPHIERDDYDAVAGPVGDEVALSIALAHSPEPAVLDRMAADGFGLLLAGHTHGGQVCVPGYGALVTNCGLPRSMARGLHRWPGSDSWLHVSAGLGTHPTAPVRFACPPEASILTLIPR; from the coding sequence ATGCGAAAGCGCACACTATTCCGGCTCGCGGCCGGAACCGCCGCCGCCGGCGCGGCCACGCTGGCCTACGCGTCGCTCGTCGAGCGCAACCTGTTCACCCTCCGCCGGTACGACGTGCCGGTGCTCCCGACCGACGCCGAACCGCTGCGCGTGCTCCACCTGTCGGACCTGCACATGATGCCCAACCAGCGGCGCAAGCAGGACTGGGTGGCCTCGCTGGCCGCGCTCGACCCGGACCTGGTCGTGGTCACCGGCGACAACATGGCCGACCCGGAGGCGGTGCCCGGCGTGCTGCGCGCGCTCCAGCCGCTGCTCGACTTCCCCGGCGCGTTCGTGTTCGGCTCCAACGACTACACCGGGCCGGTGCTGAAGAACCCGTTCACCTACTTCCTGCCCGACCGGGAGTACACCGACGGCGTGCCGCTGCCGTACGAGGAACTGCGCGGCATCCTCACCGGCGCCGGCTGGGTGGACCTGAACAACGCCCGCACCACGCTCAAGGCCGGCGGGCGGGCGATCGAGATGGCCGGTGTGGACGATCCGCACATCGAGCGGGACGACTACGACGCGGTGGCCGGGCCGGTCGGTGACGAGGTCGCGCTGTCGATCGCGCTGGCCCACTCGCCGGAGCCGGCCGTGCTGGACCGGATGGCCGCCGACGGCTTCGGGTTGCTGCTGGCCGGGCACACCCACGGCGGGCAGGTCTGCGTGCCCGGGTACGGCGCGTTGGTGACCAACTGCGGGCTGCCCCGGTCAATGGCGCGCGGGCTGCACCGCTGGCCCGGCTCGGACTCCTGGCTGCACGTCTCCGCCGGCCTGGGCACCCACCCGACCGCCCCGGTCCGCTTCGCCTGCCCACCCGAGGCGAGCATCCTGACCCTGATCCCCCGCTGA
- a CDS encoding penicillin-binding protein, translated as MRKRDHNVLTNAASLLICGLLAGVVVAAAAFPAVAMSGLAAKAGAETFGALPKELTVARAPQITYLLASDGKTPLATMYDENRKDVKLKDISPYMVKAIIAAEDHDFYKHNGVDLNGVARAFVNNQSTGSSRQGASTLTMQYVRLAISYSATHPADVVAATEDTSTRKLREMSLALQVDKELSKDEILERYLNIAAFGNGAYGVYAASQVYFGKPPSKLDIQESAMLAGMVKAPTAFDPTTKAGYPEAVGRRDYVIQNMVQTGAITQPEADAAKKIKLQVRDKRTPNGCVQTNTNSWGFFCDYFYRWWLQQETFGGTSYDRERRLKSGGYTIVTSMDVQAQKAADKAVRNHLSESSKAARMVAVIEPGTGRVRAVAVNRKFKIDDPKNPQNKISSDPRKAKKKIRGNYPNTVNPLVTGGPGIAGYQAGSTFKIFTLVAALEKGYPLSYSINAQKVFKSDYPVEFNSPAACPGTNKYCPQNANESMAGMHNMWSGFGFSVNTFFIDLQQRVGAENVVKAAQKLGISFRSSDDAKLAANPHQWGAFSLGVSQTTPLELANAYATLAADGKYCEPIPVQEIRGPDGDKLDIANPHCEQRISTEVARAAVDAARCPVGDRSATSKCGTATAGNVRGIVKAPVAGKSGTTDSEKTSALVAMTKQYAVAGIMADPDWAQTNQKMGHDVPNGINPAVYETLRDAMKGKERKNFTPPDGKIVMGDQRSIPGVKCESVDTAKSRIKGAGFEPVVSSSRVPSECPAGTAAGTSPDGRTIKGGVVLIEVSSGQGAPKPGDSTGPGGPVVPPNPGNGRPGRPRG; from the coding sequence ATGCGGAAACGTGACCACAACGTGTTGACCAACGCCGCATCGCTACTGATCTGTGGCCTGTTGGCCGGCGTGGTGGTCGCTGCGGCGGCCTTCCCCGCAGTGGCGATGTCCGGACTTGCCGCCAAGGCGGGTGCCGAGACATTCGGCGCCCTGCCCAAGGAGCTGACGGTGGCCCGGGCCCCGCAGATCACCTACCTGCTGGCCTCCGACGGCAAGACGCCGCTGGCCACCATGTACGACGAGAACCGCAAGGACGTCAAACTCAAGGACATCTCGCCCTACATGGTGAAGGCCATCATCGCGGCCGAGGACCACGACTTCTACAAGCACAACGGCGTGGACCTCAACGGCGTCGCCCGGGCGTTCGTCAACAACCAGTCCACCGGCTCGTCCCGGCAGGGCGCGTCCACGCTCACCATGCAGTACGTCCGGCTGGCCATCTCCTACTCGGCCACCCACCCGGCCGACGTGGTCGCCGCCACCGAGGACACCAGCACCCGCAAGCTGCGCGAGATGAGCCTGGCGCTCCAGGTCGACAAGGAGCTCTCCAAGGACGAGATCCTGGAGCGCTACCTGAACATCGCCGCGTTCGGCAACGGCGCGTACGGCGTCTACGCCGCCAGCCAGGTCTACTTCGGCAAGCCGCCGAGCAAGCTCGACATCCAGGAGTCGGCGATGCTCGCCGGCATGGTGAAGGCGCCGACCGCGTTCGACCCGACCACCAAGGCCGGCTACCCGGAGGCGGTCGGCCGGCGCGACTACGTCATCCAGAACATGGTGCAGACCGGCGCCATCACCCAGCCCGAGGCGGACGCCGCCAAGAAGATCAAGCTCCAGGTGCGGGACAAGCGCACGCCGAACGGCTGCGTGCAGACCAACACCAACTCCTGGGGCTTCTTCTGCGACTACTTCTACCGCTGGTGGCTCCAGCAGGAGACGTTCGGCGGCACGTCGTACGACCGGGAGCGGCGGCTCAAGAGCGGCGGCTACACCATCGTCACCAGCATGGACGTGCAGGCGCAGAAGGCCGCCGACAAGGCGGTCCGCAACCACCTGAGCGAGAGCAGCAAGGCGGCCCGGATGGTGGCCGTGATCGAGCCGGGCACCGGTCGCGTCCGGGCGGTGGCGGTGAACCGGAAGTTCAAGATCGACGATCCGAAGAACCCGCAGAACAAGATCTCCAGCGACCCGCGCAAGGCGAAGAAGAAGATCCGGGGCAACTACCCGAACACCGTGAACCCGCTGGTCACCGGCGGTCCCGGCATCGCCGGCTACCAGGCCGGCTCGACCTTCAAGATCTTCACGCTGGTCGCCGCGCTGGAGAAGGGCTACCCGCTCAGCTACAGCATCAACGCGCAGAAGGTCTTCAAGTCCGACTACCCGGTCGAGTTCAACTCCCCGGCCGCCTGCCCGGGCACCAACAAGTACTGCCCGCAGAACGCCAACGAGTCGATGGCCGGCATGCACAACATGTGGAGCGGCTTCGGCTTCTCGGTGAACACGTTCTTCATCGACCTCCAGCAGCGGGTCGGCGCGGAGAACGTGGTCAAGGCGGCGCAGAAGCTCGGCATCAGCTTCCGCTCGTCGGACGACGCCAAGCTCGCGGCCAACCCGCACCAGTGGGGCGCGTTCAGCCTCGGCGTCTCGCAGACCACCCCGCTGGAGCTGGCCAACGCGTACGCCACGCTGGCCGCCGACGGCAAGTACTGCGAGCCGATCCCGGTGCAGGAAATCCGCGGGCCGGACGGTGACAAGCTCGACATCGCCAACCCGCACTGCGAGCAGCGGATCAGCACCGAGGTGGCCCGCGCCGCCGTGGACGCCGCCCGCTGCCCGGTCGGTGACCGCTCCGCCACCTCGAAGTGCGGCACCGCCACCGCCGGCAACGTCCGCGGCATCGTCAAGGCGCCGGTGGCCGGCAAGTCCGGCACCACCGACTCGGAGAAGACCTCCGCCCTGGTCGCCATGACCAAGCAGTACGCGGTGGCCGGCATCATGGCCGACCCGGACTGGGCGCAGACCAACCAGAAGATGGGCCACGACGTGCCCAACGGCATCAACCCGGCGGTCTACGAGACGCTGCGGGACGCCATGAAGGGCAAGGAACGGAAGAACTTCACCCCACCGGACGGCAAGATCGTCATGGGTGACCAGCGTTCGATCCCGGGCGTGAAGTGCGAGTCCGTCGACACCGCCAAGTCGCGGATCAAGGGCGCCGGTTTCGAGCCGGTGGTCTCCAGCAGCAGGGTGCCGTCGGAGTGCCCGGCGGGCACCGCGGCCGGCACCAGCCCGGACGGGCGCACCATCAAGGGCGGCGTGGTGCTGATCGAGGTCAGCTCCGGGCAGGGCGCACCGAAGCCCGGCGACTCCACCGGACCGGGCGGTCCGGTGGTTCCCCCGAACCCGGGCAACGGCCGACCGGGACGCCCACGCGGCTGA
- a CDS encoding RidA family protein, with protein sequence MSNGPHAKLAELGLALPEVVPPVASYVPAVQSGQHVYVSGQLPMADGKLLATGKVGNGVSADQAKDLAERCALNALAAIDALVGLENVVKIVKLTGFVASAAGFTGQPAVINGASDLFGAVFGEAGRHARSAVGVAELPLDAPVEVEVIVEVA encoded by the coding sequence ATGAGCAACGGACCGCACGCGAAGCTCGCCGAACTCGGTCTCGCGCTGCCCGAGGTCGTGCCGCCGGTGGCCAGCTACGTGCCGGCCGTCCAGTCCGGGCAGCACGTCTACGTCTCGGGCCAGCTCCCGATGGCCGACGGCAAGCTGCTCGCCACCGGCAAGGTCGGCAACGGTGTCTCCGCCGATCAGGCGAAGGACCTGGCGGAGCGGTGCGCGCTGAACGCGCTGGCCGCGATCGACGCGCTGGTCGGGCTGGAGAACGTCGTCAAGATCGTGAAGCTGACCGGCTTCGTGGCCAGCGCCGCCGGCTTCACCGGCCAGCCCGCCGTCATCAACGGCGCCTCCGACCTGTTCGGCGCCGTCTTCGGCGAGGCCGGCCGCCACGCCCGCAGCGCGGTCGGCGTGGCCGAACTCCCCCTCGACGCGCCGGTCGAGGTCGAGGTCATCGTCGAGGTCGCGTAG
- a CDS encoding WhiB family transcriptional regulator: MGMITDWPSLAACQNGDPDALFVQGAEQNVAKRICRSCPVRYECLADALDNRIEFGVWGGMTERERRALLRRHPQVTSWRKMFEAAMRKNAKEKAGKDRILVTTATS, encoded by the coding sequence ATGGGCATGATCACTGACTGGCCGTCACTGGCGGCGTGTCAGAACGGGGACCCGGACGCGTTGTTCGTACAGGGCGCCGAACAGAACGTGGCAAAGAGGATCTGCCGGAGCTGCCCAGTTCGGTACGAGTGCCTGGCCGACGCGCTCGACAACCGGATCGAGTTCGGCGTGTGGGGCGGCATGACCGAACGTGAGCGTCGCGCGCTGCTCCGCCGTCACCCGCAGGTGACGAGCTGGCGCAAGATGTTCGAGGCGGCCATGAGGAAGAACGCCAAGGAGAAAGCCGGCAAGGACAGGATCCTGGTCACCACCGCCACGTCCTGA
- a CDS encoding helix-turn-helix domain-containing protein: MSHVDPRFAAQLRALRASRGLSLRALGQLAHRGKSHLHDLGTAAKAPTPETARHLDEVLQAGGALVRLVEQPVDHDAGRTRADAARTYVHVHDPVNAARVLTAADRIAPAEIRHRPAGRDVLARVAREPHAPATITDLAASLGAG; the protein is encoded by the coding sequence GTGTCGCACGTCGATCCACGTTTCGCGGCCCAGCTTCGGGCGCTGCGGGCCAGTCGCGGGCTGTCTCTGCGGGCGCTCGGGCAGCTCGCGCACCGGGGCAAGAGTCATCTGCACGATCTGGGGACCGCCGCCAAGGCTCCGACACCGGAAACGGCCCGGCACCTCGATGAGGTTCTTCAAGCTGGTGGGGCACTCGTGCGGCTCGTCGAGCAACCCGTCGACCACGACGCGGGGCGGACACGCGCCGACGCCGCCCGTACCTACGTCCACGTCCACGATCCGGTCAATGCCGCCCGCGTCCTGACAGCGGCCGACCGCATCGCGCCGGCCGAGATCCGTCACCGGCCAGCCGGTCGGGACGTACTCGCCCGGGTCGCCCGCGAGCCCCACGCTCCGGCGACGATCACCGACCTCGCCGCCAGCCTCGGCGCGGGCTGA
- a CDS encoding GatB/YqeY domain-containing protein: MSTLKDRLTTDMRAALKARDELTTSTLRMALAAVGNAEVAGREKRELSDDEVLAVLTKEAKKRREAATAFADAGRAEQAGKETAEGEVLERYLPKQLPDDELAELVSGALAAGGFTGKAQMGPAMKAAQAAVAGRAEGGRVAAEVRRQLGL; encoded by the coding sequence ATGAGCACGCTGAAGGACCGTCTCACCACCGACATGCGCGCCGCCCTGAAGGCGCGCGACGAGCTGACCACCTCCACGCTGCGGATGGCCCTCGCGGCAGTCGGCAACGCTGAGGTCGCCGGCCGGGAAAAGCGCGAGCTCAGCGACGACGAGGTGCTCGCGGTGCTGACCAAGGAGGCGAAGAAGCGGCGCGAGGCGGCCACCGCGTTCGCCGATGCCGGGCGCGCGGAGCAGGCCGGCAAGGAGACCGCGGAGGGCGAGGTGCTGGAGCGTTACCTGCCGAAGCAGCTCCCCGACGACGAGCTGGCCGAGCTGGTTTCGGGGGCGCTCGCCGCGGGCGGCTTCACCGGCAAGGCGCAGATGGGCCCGGCCATGAAGGCGGCCCAGGCCGCGGTGGCCGGCCGGGCCGAGGGGGGCCGGGTCGCCGCCGAGGTACGCCGGCAGCTCGGCCTGTAG